A window from Ignavibacteriota bacterium encodes these proteins:
- a CDS encoding metallophosphoesterase: protein MKKYLLLLMIKFISIEFYFAQNNSIKIGMCSDVHLPTMHDSEMRITKFIDSMKIVKPDFIIELGDFVIPNEKYEKLFHIWKSYPGEKYHVIGNHEMDGGTSLNKALDYRNMKSSFYSFSKNGFKFIVLDGNDKKDSTQKGYSSYIGNRQLLWLQSELEKSSEPIIIFSHQGIGTDPNNPGERYSVENADSVRKIFDLHNKSNKSNKIICCFNGHTHHDFAEEINGIWYITINSMSYKWLGDEYLHVRYSEEVDKNFKWIKYTAPYKDPLFAIVEISKDGFIKISGKKSEYVGPTPWELGYPEHLKKFVRPEISDRYLNFSLE from the coding sequence ATGAAAAAATATTTATTACTCTTAATGATAAAATTTATTTCAATTGAATTTTATTTCGCGCAAAATAATTCCATAAAAATTGGAATGTGCTCCGATGTGCATCTTCCAACAATGCATGATTCCGAAATGAGAATTACTAAATTTATTGATAGTATGAAAATTGTGAAGCCAGATTTCATTATTGAACTGGGAGATTTTGTTATCCCAAATGAAAAATATGAAAAACTTTTCCATATTTGGAAATCTTATCCCGGTGAAAAATATCATGTTATTGGGAATCATGAAATGGATGGCGGAACAAGTTTGAACAAAGCATTAGATTATCGAAATATGAAAAGTTCGTTTTATTCTTTTTCAAAAAACGGATTTAAATTTATTGTTTTGGATGGAAATGATAAAAAAGATTCCACTCAGAAAGGATACAGCTCATATATTGGAAATCGTCAACTATTATGGTTACAAAGTGAATTGGAAAAATCTTCCGAACCAATAATAATTTTTTCGCATCAAGGTATTGGAACAGATCCCAATAATCCGGGTGAAAGATATTCAGTAGAAAATGCTGATAGTGTAAGAAAGATTTTTGATCTACATAATAAATCAAATAAAAGTAATAAAATAATTTGCTGTTTTAATGGACACACTCACCACGATTTTGCAGAAGAAATAAATGGAATTTGGTATATAACAATTAACTCAATGTCATATAAATGGTTGGGGGATGAGTATTTACATGTTAGATATAGTGAAGAAGTTGATAAAAATTTTAAATGGATTAAATATACTGCTCCTTACAAAGATCCGCTTTTCGCAATAGTAGAAATATCAAAAGATGGCTTTATTAAAATTTCCGGAAAGAAATCTGAATATGTTGGACCTACGCCTTGGGAATTAGGTTATCCTGAACATTTAAAAAAATTTGTAAGACCCGAAATATCAGATAGATATTTAAATTTTAGTTTAGAATAG